A genomic stretch from Falco naumanni isolate bFalNau1 chromosome 4, bFalNau1.pat, whole genome shotgun sequence includes:
- the LOC121087373 gene encoding histone-lysine N-methyltransferase SETMAR yields the protein MADLSGGREVLAVAVAPPGEAPPAFQYSPDSVAGADGEIDPTEITFRGCFCRTSSCVVHVCSCLSHGESYNSLCLRPTDKEEYTRPVFECNTMCQCSESCQNRVVQRGLQFRLEVFKTEKKGWGLRTLEFIAKGRFVCEYAGEVLGFNEARRRIQAQTSKDSNYIIVVREHLHNGQIMETFVDPTYIGNVGRFLNHSCEPNLFMVPVRVDSMVPKLALFAATDISAGQELSYDYSGRCHNLPMTNREEKSLQEDKRLRKPCYCGSRICASFLPWDGSLFSTLDTSSGSSP from the exons ATGGCGGACCTCAGCGGCGGGCGGGAGGTCCTGGCTGTGGCCGTGGCGCCGCCCGGGGAGGCCCCGCCGGCTTTTCAG TATAGCCCAGACAGCGTGGCTGGAGCAGATGGAGAGATTGACCCCACTGAAATCACCTTTCGAGGATGTTTCTGTCGTACCAGCTCCTGCGTGGTTCATGTGTGCTCGTGTCTTTCCCACGGTGAAAGTTACAACAGTTTGTGCCTCAGGCCTACAGACAAAGAGGAGTACACCAGGCCTGTTTTTGAGTGCAACACTATGTGCCAGTGCAGTGAATCCTGCCAGAACAGGGTTGTTCAGAGGGGTTTGCAATTCAGACTTGAGGTATTCAAGACTGAGAAGAAAGGGTGGGGTCTTCGCACTCTGGAATTCATAGCTAAAGGAAGATTTGTTTGTGAATATGCTGGTGAAGTTTTAGGCTTCAACGAGGCACGTAGAAGAATTCAGGCCCAGACATCAAAGGATTCAAACTATATTATAGTGGTGAGGGAGCACCTCCATAACGGTCAGATAATGGAGACATTTGTTGACCCTACGTACATTGGTAACGTAGGCAGATTCCTGAATCATTCTTGTGAACCAAATTTGTTCATGGTGCCAGTTCGAGTTGACTCAATGGTGCCTAAACTGGCACTTTTTGCAGCTACTGATATTTCTGCTGGACAGGAACTTTCATACGATTATTCTGGAAGATGCCATAATTTACCAATGACTaacagggaagagaaatctTTACAGGAAGATAAGAGATTGAGAAAACCTTGCTACTGTGGTTCCCGCATATGTGCTTCCTTCTTACCTTGGGATGGCTCCCTTTTTTCCACACTAGACACTTCTTCAGGGAGTTCTCCATAG